One Dictyostelium discoideum AX4 chromosome 3 chromosome, whole genome shotgun sequence genomic region harbors:
- the cprB gene encoding cysteine protease: MRLLVFLILLIFVNFSFANVRPNGRRFSESQYRTAFTEWTLKFNRQYSSSEFSNRYSIFKSNMDYVDNWNSKGDSQTVLGLNNFADITNEEYRKTYLGTRVNAHSYNGYDGREVLNVEDLQTNPKSIDWRTKNAVTPIKDQGQCGSCWSFSTTGSTEGAHALKTKKLVSLSEQNLVDCSGPEENFGCDGGLMNNAFDYIIKNKGIDTESSYPYTAETGSTCLFNKSDIGATIKGYVNITAGSEISLENGAQHGPVSVAIDASHNSFQLYTSGIYYEPKCSPTELDHGVLVVGYGVQGKDDEGPVLNRKQTIVIHKNEDNKVESSDDSSDSVRPKANNYWIVKNSWGTSWGIKGYILMSKDRKNNCGIASVSSYPLA, from the exons atgagattattagtatttttaatattattaatttttgtaaatttttcatttgcaAATGTTAGACCAAATGGTAGAAGATTCTCAGAAAGTCAATATAGAACCGCTTTTACTGAATGGACATTAAAATTCAATAGACAATATTCATCAAGTGAATTTAGCAATCGTTATTCCATCTTCAAATCAAATATGGACTATGTTGATAACTGGAACTCCAAAGGTGATTCTCAAACAGTTTTAGGCTTAAACAATTTTGCTGATATTACAAATGAAGAGTATAGAAAAACTTATTTGGGTACCAGAGTTAACGCACATTCCTATAATGGTTATGATGGTCGTGAAGTTTTAAATGTTGAAGATCTTCAAACTAatccaaaatcaattgattggaGAACTAAAAATGCTGTAACTCCAATTAAAGATCAAGGTCAATGTGGTA gTTGTTGGTCTTTCTCTACTACTGGTAGTACTGAAGGTGCTCATGcattaaaaactaaaaaattgGTTTCACTATCTGAACAAAATTTAGTTGATTGCTCTGGTCCAGAAGAAAACTTTGGTTGTGATGGTGGTTTAATGAATAA tgcATTTGATTATATCATTAAAAACAAGGGTATTGACACTGAAAGTAGTTATCCATATACTGCTGAAACTGGTTCAACATGTTTATTCAATAAATCTGATATTGGTGCAACCATTAAAGGTTATGTTAACATTACTGCCGGTTCAGAGATTTCATTAGAGAATGGTGCTCAACATGGTCCAGTATCTGTTGCAATTGATGCTTCCCATAATAGTTTCCAACTCTATACATCTGGTATCTATTATGAGCCAAAATGTTCTCCAACTGAATTGGATCATGGTGTTTTAGTTGTTGGTTATGGTGTTCAAGGtaaagatgatgaaggtCCAGTATTAAACAGAAAACAAACCATTGTTATCCACAAGaatgaagataataaagTTGAATCCTCTGATGATTCATCTGATAGTGTTAGACCAAAGGCAAATAATTATTGGATCGTTAAAAATTCATGGGGTACCTCATGGGGTATAAAAGGTTACATTT TAATGTCAAAGGATAGAAAGAATAA TTGTGGTATTGCATCAGTTAGCTCTTATCCACTTGCCTAG